A genomic region of Janthinobacterium lividum contains the following coding sequences:
- a CDS encoding inorganic phosphate transporter, with product MTIQISIYVLGLLIVLALLFDFMNGFHDAANAIATVVSTGVLKPQTAVAMAATFNFVAIFVFHQLTVAATVGKGTIDPAVIDQYVIFGALMGAIFWNLFTWYYGIPSSSSHALIGGLVGAAVAKSGTGALVAAGLWKTVAFIVIAPVLGFVFGSIMMLLVSWIFVRSTPRKVDKWFRRLQLVSAAAYSLGHGGNDAQKTIGIIWMLLIAAGYSSAADAMPPMWVIISCYTAISFGTLFGGWRIVKTMGQKITKLKPVGGFCAETGGAITLFVSTALGIPVSTTHTITGAIVGVGSSQKMSAVRWGVAGNIVWAWIFTIPASAFVAAVAWWIGHHIM from the coding sequence ATGACCATACAAATCAGCATCTACGTGCTAGGCCTGTTGATCGTCCTCGCGCTGCTGTTTGACTTCATGAACGGCTTCCATGATGCCGCCAACGCGATCGCCACGGTGGTCTCGACGGGCGTATTGAAACCGCAGACCGCGGTTGCCATGGCCGCCACGTTCAACTTCGTCGCCATCTTCGTGTTCCACCAGCTGACCGTGGCCGCCACGGTGGGCAAGGGCACCATCGACCCGGCGGTGATCGACCAGTACGTGATCTTCGGCGCGCTGATGGGCGCCATCTTCTGGAATTTGTTTACCTGGTACTACGGCATTCCCTCGTCGTCCTCGCACGCGCTGATCGGCGGCCTGGTGGGCGCCGCTGTCGCCAAATCGGGCACGGGCGCGCTGGTCGCGGCCGGCCTGTGGAAAACCGTGGCTTTCATCGTCATCGCACCCGTGCTGGGCTTTGTGTTCGGTTCGATCATGATGCTGCTCGTGTCGTGGATATTCGTGCGTTCGACGCCGCGCAAGGTCGACAAGTGGTTCCGCCGTTTGCAGCTGGTATCGGCGGCTGCCTACAGCCTGGGCCACGGCGGCAACGATGCGCAAAAAACCATCGGCATCATCTGGATGCTGCTGATCGCCGCCGGCTACTCGAGCGCGGCCGATGCCATGCCGCCGATGTGGGTCATCATCTCGTGCTACACGGCCATCAGCTTCGGTACGCTGTTCGGCGGCTGGCGCATCGTCAAGACCATGGGCCAGAAGATCACCAAGCTCAAACCGGTGGGCGGCTTCTGCGCCGAAACCGGTGGCGCGATCACCCTGTTCGTCTCGACGGCGCTGGGCATTCCCGTGTCGACCACGCACACGATCACGGGCGCCATCGTCGGCGTCGGCTCGTCGCAAAAAATGTCGGCCGTGCGCTGGGGCGTGGCGGGCAATATCGTCTGG
- a CDS encoding DUF47 domain-containing protein, translating to MFGRLMPTEGKFFELFNQHAELCVKGAKEMLGLMTNFDDLENRVHAIESIEKQADKVTYATVEMLHKTFITPIDRDDIHQLITRQDDILDLLEDAAQTVSLYDLKAVTPEAKRLAELVLACTEKVRDAVAMLHNMDNSRKIVAICEEIDRLESDADHVMRAAMSKLFRDEPDVRNLIKLKAIYEILETVTDRCEDVSNIIEGIIVENA from the coding sequence ATGTTTGGACGCTTGATGCCCACTGAGGGCAAGTTTTTTGAATTGTTTAACCAGCACGCGGAACTGTGCGTCAAGGGCGCCAAAGAGATGCTCGGCCTGATGACCAATTTCGACGACCTGGAAAACCGCGTGCATGCGATCGAAAGCATCGAGAAACAGGCGGACAAAGTCACCTACGCCACCGTGGAAATGCTGCACAAGACCTTCATCACGCCGATCGACCGCGACGACATCCATCAGCTGATCACGCGCCAGGACGACATCCTCGACCTGCTGGAAGATGCGGCGCAAACCGTTTCGCTGTACGACCTGAAAGCCGTCACGCCGGAAGCCAAGCGCCTGGCCGAACTGGTGCTGGCCTGTACCGAAAAAGTGCGCGACGCCGTCGCCATGCTGCACAACATGGACAACTCGCGCAAGATCGTCGCCATCTGCGAAGAGATCGACCGCCTGGAATCGGATGCCGACCACGTGATGCGCGCCGCCATGTCCAAGCTGTTCCGCGATGAGCCGGACGTGCGCAACCTGATCAAGCTGAAAGCGATCTACGAAATTCTGGAAACCGTGACCGACCGTTGCGAAGATGTGTCCAATATTATCGAAGGCATCATCGTCGAAAACGCGTAA
- a CDS encoding replicative DNA helicase has product MNAPSDPQLDSLRIPPHSIEAEQSVIGGLLRDNAAYDRIADFMHAEDFYRYDHRIIFEQIVKMVNASKPADVITVFETLTQLGKADDVGGLAYLNAMAQNTPSAANIRRYAEIVRDRGVLRKLITVADDISGTAFSPQGKEVKQMLDEAESKIFAIAEEGARGAQGWTAIQPLLTQVVERIDELYSRDNQSEITGVPTGFIDLDRMTSGLQPGDLVIVAGRPSMGKTAFSVNIGENVAIDSGLPVAVFSMEMGGAQLAMRMLGSVGQLDQHRLRTGRLNDEDWPRLTNAIQKMNDAQLYIDETPALNSIELRARSRRLSRQCGKLGLIIVDYLQLMSANTPGDNRATEISEISRGLKGLAKELGCPVIALSQLNRSLEQRPNKRPVMSDLRESGAIEQDADVILFIYRDEVYNPDSPDKGTAEIIIGKQRNGPIGSIRLTFMGQYTKFGNYSGGLALYQGD; this is encoded by the coding sequence ATGAACGCCCCCTCTGATCCGCAACTGGATTCCCTCCGTATTCCGCCGCATTCGATCGAAGCAGAACAATCCGTCATTGGTGGTCTGCTGCGCGACAATGCCGCGTATGACCGCATCGCCGACTTCATGCATGCGGAGGATTTCTATCGCTATGACCATCGCATCATCTTCGAGCAAATCGTCAAGATGGTTAACGCTTCCAAGCCAGCCGATGTCATTACTGTTTTTGAAACCCTGACCCAGCTCGGCAAGGCCGATGATGTGGGCGGACTCGCTTACCTGAACGCCATGGCGCAAAACACGCCATCGGCCGCGAACATCCGGCGCTACGCCGAGATCGTGCGCGACCGCGGCGTGCTGCGCAAGCTCATCACCGTCGCCGACGATATCTCCGGCACGGCCTTCAGCCCGCAAGGCAAGGAAGTCAAGCAGATGCTTGACGAGGCCGAATCGAAGATTTTCGCCATCGCCGAAGAGGGCGCGCGCGGCGCTCAGGGCTGGACCGCCATCCAGCCCCTGCTGACGCAAGTGGTCGAGCGCATCGACGAACTGTACAGCCGCGACAACCAGAGTGAAATCACGGGCGTGCCCACCGGTTTCATCGACCTCGACCGCATGACCTCCGGTCTGCAGCCGGGCGACCTGGTGATCGTGGCGGGCCGTCCGTCGATGGGCAAGACGGCGTTTTCCGTCAACATCGGCGAAAACGTGGCCATCGACAGCGGCTTGCCCGTGGCCGTGTTCTCGATGGAGATGGGCGGCGCCCAGCTGGCCATGCGTATGCTCGGCTCCGTCGGACAGCTCGACCAGCACCGCCTGCGCACGGGCCGCCTGAACGACGAGGACTGGCCGCGCCTGACGAATGCGATCCAGAAGATGAACGACGCGCAGTTGTACATCGATGAAACGCCGGCGCTCAACTCGATCGAATTGCGCGCCCGCTCGCGCCGCCTGTCGCGTCAATGCGGCAAGCTGGGCCTGATCATCGTCGATTACTTGCAGCTGATGTCGGCCAATACGCCGGGCGACAACCGCGCCACGGAGATTTCCGAGATTTCACGGGGCTTGAAAGGCCTGGCGAAAGAACTCGGTTGCCCCGTGATCGCGCTGTCCCAGCTGAACCGCTCGCTGGAGCAACGCCCGAACAAACGTCCTGTCATGTCCGACTTGCGCGAATCGGGCGCTATTGAGCAGGATGCCGACGTGATCCTGTTCATTTACCGCGACGAGGTGTATAACCCCGACTCGCCAGACAAGGGAACGGCCGAAATCATCATCGGTAAACAACGTAACGGTCCAATCGGCAGCATCCGCCTCACCTTCATGGGGCAGTACACCAAATTTGGCAATTACAGTGGTGGCCTGGCGCTTTACCAAGGCGACTAA
- the rplI gene encoding 50S ribosomal protein L9: MQIILLEKVVNVGNLGEVVKVKDGYARNFLIPQRLARRATATAVAEFEVKRAELEKAAAAKLAASQAQGEKLSGLTVQVAQKAGVDGRLFGSVTNFDIAEALTKQGFAVEKAQIRMPTGPLKIVGEHNVSVALHTDVVVEVVIAVVPDANA; this comes from the coding sequence ATGCAAATCATTCTGTTAGAAAAAGTTGTTAACGTCGGTAACCTCGGCGAAGTCGTCAAAGTCAAAGACGGTTACGCACGTAACTTCCTGATCCCGCAACGCCTGGCACGTCGTGCTACGGCAACCGCTGTGGCTGAATTCGAAGTCAAGCGCGCCGAACTGGAAAAAGCTGCTGCCGCCAAACTGGCCGCATCGCAAGCCCAAGGCGAAAAACTGAGCGGCCTGACCGTTCAAGTTGCTCAAAAAGCTGGTGTTGATGGCCGTCTGTTCGGTTCCGTCACCAACTTCGACATCGCTGAAGCGCTGACCAAGCAAGGTTTTGCTGTCGAAAAAGCACAAATCCGCATGCCTACCGGCCCGCTGAAGATCGTTGGCGAGCACAACGTTTCGGTTGCTCTGCACACCGACGTGGTCGTGGAAGTTGTTATCGCTGTCGTACCAGACGCGAACGCGTAA
- the rpsR gene encoding 30S ribosomal protein S18, translated as MAFGKKFDKNKLKLKEKRKQQNPLFKRKKFCRFTAAHVEQVDYKDVDTLKDFVQENGKIMPARLTGTKAHYQRQVDTAIKRARFLALLPYTDLHHA; from the coding sequence ATGGCATTCGGTAAAAAGTTCGACAAAAATAAGCTCAAGCTTAAAGAAAAACGCAAACAGCAAAACCCGTTGTTCAAACGCAAGAAGTTCTGCCGCTTCACCGCAGCTCACGTTGAGCAAGTCGACTACAAAGACGTCGACACGCTGAAAGACTTCGTCCAAGAAAACGGCAAGATCATGCCAGCACGCCTGACCGGTACCAAAGCGCACTACCAGCGCCAAGTTGACACCGCAATCAAGCGCGCTCGCTTCCTCGCGCTGCTGCCATACACCGATCTGCACCACGCTTAA
- the priB gene encoding primosomal replication protein N encodes MNQLQVTAIIAEREILRYTPAGLPIVNAVLQHSSQQMEAGIARLTEFDVAALAAGEISGRFSQASLGGVYQFTGFLARKSRNSKSLVFHIIDFSAVNSD; translated from the coding sequence CTGAACCAGCTACAAGTAACCGCCATCATTGCCGAGCGCGAAATATTGCGCTATACCCCGGCAGGGCTGCCGATTGTGAATGCAGTATTGCAACACAGTTCGCAGCAGATGGAAGCAGGGATTGCCCGTTTGACCGAGTTTGATGTTGCCGCGCTAGCCGCTGGCGAAATTTCAGGCAGGTTCAGTCAGGCAAGCTTGGGCGGGGTGTATCAGTTCACGGGTTTCCTGGCCAGGAAGAGCCGCAACAGCAAGAGTTTGGTGTTTCACATCATTGATTTTAGTGCAGTCAATTCTGACTAG
- the rpsF gene encoding 30S ribosomal protein S6, with the protein MRHYEIVFIVHPDQSEQVPAMIERYKASVTTRGGSVHRVEDWGRRQMAYSIQKLPKAHYICLNIECDNETLVELETAFKFNDAVLRHLTVKMKKAETAPSPMMKSVQREDAAKSHRTEAPAAAPAAAAA; encoded by the coding sequence ATGCGTCATTATGAAATAGTCTTTATCGTCCATCCGGACCAAAGCGAGCAAGTGCCCGCGATGATCGAACGCTACAAAGCCAGCGTAACCACCCGCGGCGGTTCGGTTCACCGCGTGGAAGATTGGGGCCGCCGTCAAATGGCTTACTCGATCCAAAAGCTGCCTAAAGCACACTACATCTGCCTGAACATCGAATGCGACAACGAGACCCTGGTCGAGTTGGAAACAGCATTCAAATTCAATGATGCCGTGTTGCGTCACCTGACCGTTAAAATGAAGAAAGCTGAAACAGCTCCTTCGCCGATGATGAAATCGGTACAACGCGAAGACGCGGCCAAAAGCCACCGCACCGAAGCACCAGCAGCCGCTCCAGCCGCAGCAGCAGCTTAA
- the lexA gene encoding transcriptional repressor LexA → MIKLTARQEQILNLIKDAIENTGFPPTRAEIANELGFKSANAAEEHLQALARKGAIEISPGTSRGIRLIGAAAEALPSKVPAALLMSLPLIGRVAAGSPILAQENLEASYNVDPALFSAKPDFLLKVRGWSMRDAGIMDGDLLAVKKVDSAKNGQIVVARIGDEVTVKRYKKTGSVIELLPENPDFKVITVSPEDEFALEGLAVGLMRSWH, encoded by the coding sequence ATGATCAAGCTGACAGCACGACAAGAACAAATCCTGAACCTGATCAAGGACGCGATTGAAAACACGGGCTTTCCTCCCACCCGTGCCGAAATCGCCAATGAACTGGGTTTCAAATCGGCCAACGCGGCCGAAGAGCATTTGCAGGCCCTGGCCCGCAAGGGCGCGATCGAGATTTCTCCCGGCACCTCGCGCGGCATCCGCCTGATCGGCGCGGCCGCTGAAGCCCTGCCATCGAAAGTGCCGGCAGCGCTGCTGATGTCGCTGCCCCTGATCGGCCGGGTAGCGGCAGGCTCGCCCATCCTGGCACAGGAAAACCTGGAAGCGAGCTACAACGTGGACCCCGCCCTGTTCTCGGCCAAGCCCGACTTCCTGCTGAAGGTGCGCGGCTGGTCCATGCGCGACGCCGGCATCATGGATGGCGATTTACTGGCCGTCAAGAAGGTCGATAGCGCCAAGAATGGCCAGATCGTCGTCGCCCGCATCGGCGACGAAGTCACCGTCAAGCGCTACAAGAAAACGGGTTCCGTCATCGAATTGCTACCGGAAAACCCCGACTTCAAGGTCATCACCGTATCGCCGGAAGATGAATTCGCCCTGGAAGGTTTGGCGGTAGGCTTGATGCGCAGCTGGCATTGA
- a CDS encoding cystathionine gamma-synthase family protein — MNDKKNYGFTTTILHNDRRKGIEHGSLHKPVHTSVAFGYGDARQLASVFQGKEPGFRYGRQGNPTVSALEDKVNKMEDGVATLCFATGMGAIGAVVQALLRAGDHVVSSAFLFGNTNSLWQTVTGQGVAVSFVDATDVANVAAAITPATRIVFVETIANPRTQIADLAKIGALCKERGILYIVDNTMTTPYLFRPKAVGAGLVVNALTKSIGGHGNALGGSLTDTGVFDWTQYPNIFDNYKKAAPAQWGIAQIRAKALRDFGASLGPEAAHHIAVGAETMALRMDRTCSNALALATMLAADPRVAAVHYPGLAAHPQHALATDLFRSYGSLFSFELKDGIDCFDFLNRLNLAIPASNLGDTRTLVIPVAHTIFYEMGAERRASMGIAESLIRVSVGIEDEADLLEDFRQALDV; from the coding sequence ATGAACGATAAAAAAAACTACGGCTTTACCACCACCATCCTGCATAACGACCGCCGCAAGGGCATCGAGCACGGTTCCCTGCACAAGCCCGTGCATACTTCCGTTGCCTTCGGCTACGGCGATGCGCGCCAGCTCGCTTCCGTATTCCAGGGCAAGGAGCCCGGCTTCCGCTACGGCCGCCAGGGCAATCCGACCGTCTCCGCGCTGGAAGACAAGGTCAACAAGATGGAAGATGGCGTCGCCACGCTGTGCTTCGCCACCGGCATGGGCGCCATCGGCGCCGTGGTGCAGGCGCTCTTGCGCGCTGGCGACCATGTCGTGTCGTCGGCCTTTTTGTTTGGCAACACCAACAGCCTGTGGCAAACGGTGACGGGGCAGGGCGTCGCCGTGTCGTTCGTCGACGCCACGGACGTGGCCAATGTGGCCGCCGCCATCACGCCGGCCACGCGCATCGTCTTTGTGGAAACCATCGCCAATCCGCGCACGCAGATCGCCGACCTGGCGAAGATCGGCGCATTGTGCAAGGAACGCGGCATTTTGTACATCGTCGACAACACCATGACGACGCCCTACCTGTTCCGCCCGAAAGCCGTGGGCGCGGGCCTGGTGGTCAATGCGCTGACAAAATCCATCGGCGGCCACGGCAATGCCCTGGGCGGCAGCTTGACGGACACGGGCGTGTTCGACTGGACGCAGTATCCGAACATTTTCGACAATTACAAGAAGGCGGCGCCGGCGCAGTGGGGCATCGCGCAAATCCGCGCCAAGGCCTTGCGCGATTTCGGCGCCTCCCTGGGTCCGGAGGCGGCGCACCATATCGCCGTCGGCGCGGAAACCATGGCCTTGCGCATGGACCGCACCTGCTCGAACGCCCTGGCGCTGGCCACCATGCTGGCTGCCGACCCGCGGGTAGCTGCCGTGCATTACCCGGGCTTGGCCGCGCATCCGCAGCACGCGCTGGCAACGGATTTGTTCCGCAGCTATGGCTCGCTGTTCAGCTTTGAGCTGAAGGATGGCATCGATTGCTTCGATTTCCTCAATCGTCTCAATCTTGCCATTCCAGCGAGCAATCTCGGCGACACGCGCACCCTGGTCATTCCCGTCGCCCATACGATCTTTTACGAGATGGGCGCCGAGCGCCGCGCCAGCATGGGCATCGCCGAATCCCTGATCCGCGTCTCCGTCGGTATCGAGGATGAGGCGGACTTGCTCGAGGATTTCCGTCAGGCACTCGATGTATAA
- the purF gene encoding amidophosphoribosyltransferase produces the protein MCGIVGVVSHQPVNQLLYDALLLLQHRGQDAAGIATNHSSMFSMHKANGLVRDVFRTRNMRSLQGTTGIGHCRYPTAGSSSEEEAQPFYVNAPFGITLAHNGNLTNWEQLKLEMFKNDRRHINTDSDSEVLLNVLAHEIQEATTGLNLDPEAIFKAVTVLNRRVKGGYAAVAQIAGVGLLAFRDPHGIRPLCLGINETEQGPEYLIASESVALEGMGFRFVRDIGPGEAVFIDADKQLHSAQCADNASLNPCVFEFVYLARPDSVIDGASVYATRLKMGEYLAEKIRAELPGVHIDVVMPIPDSSRPAAIQLAMALNIEYREGFIKNRYIGRTFIMPGQAARKKSVRQKLNAIPSEFKDKVVLLVDDSIVRGTTSREIVQMAREAGATKVIFASAAPPVIYPNVYGIDMPTRDELIAYGRTTEEVCREITADYLVYQDIGALKQAIADVNPALTNFEASCFDGVYVTGDVSQEYLDRLEYARHHPKAAAPEDTPRSQLNLNLATTEA, from the coding sequence ATGTGTGGCATCGTCGGCGTCGTTTCCCATCAACCTGTCAATCAATTGCTCTATGATGCATTGTTGCTCCTGCAACATCGCGGTCAGGACGCGGCAGGGATTGCGACCAATCACAGCAGTATGTTTTCCATGCACAAAGCCAATGGCCTCGTGCGTGACGTCTTCCGTACGCGCAACATGCGTTCGCTGCAAGGCACGACGGGTATCGGCCATTGCCGCTACCCGACGGCCGGTTCGTCGAGCGAAGAGGAAGCACAACCGTTCTATGTGAATGCGCCGTTCGGCATCACCCTGGCGCACAATGGCAACCTGACCAACTGGGAACAGTTGAAACTGGAAATGTTCAAGAATGACCGCCGCCACATCAATACCGATTCCGATTCGGAAGTGTTGCTCAACGTGCTGGCGCATGAAATCCAGGAAGCGACGACGGGCCTGAACCTGGACCCGGAAGCCATCTTCAAGGCCGTTACCGTGCTGAACCGCCGCGTCAAGGGTGGTTACGCCGCCGTCGCGCAAATCGCCGGCGTGGGCTTGCTGGCCTTCCGCGACCCGCACGGCATCCGCCCGCTGTGCCTGGGCATCAATGAAACGGAGCAAGGTCCGGAATACCTGATCGCTTCCGAATCCGTGGCCCTGGAAGGCATGGGCTTCCGCTTCGTGCGCGACATCGGTCCCGGCGAAGCCGTCTTCATCGATGCTGACAAGCAATTGCACAGCGCCCAATGCGCCGACAATGCCAGCCTGAACCCGTGCGTGTTCGAATTCGTCTACCTGGCCCGTCCCGACTCCGTCATCGACGGTGCCTCCGTGTACGCCACGCGCCTGAAAATGGGCGAGTACCTGGCCGAGAAGATCCGCGCCGAATTGCCAGGCGTGCATATCGACGTGGTCATGCCGATTCCCGATTCCTCGCGTCCGGCCGCCATCCAGCTGGCCATGGCGCTGAACATCGAGTACCGCGAAGGCTTCATCAAGAACCGCTATATCGGCCGTACCTTCATCATGCCGGGCCAGGCGGCGCGCAAGAAATCCGTGCGCCAGAAGCTCAACGCGATCCCGTCCGAATTCAAGGACAAGGTCGTGCTGCTGGTCGACGATTCCATCGTGCGCGGCACCACCAGCCGTGAAATCGTGCAGATGGCGCGCGAAGCGGGCGCGACGAAAGTCATCTTCGCCTCGGCTGCGCCGCCGGTGATCTACCCGAACGTGTACGGCATCGACATGCCGACGCGCGACGAACTGATCGCCTATGGCCGCACGACGGAAGAAGTGTGCCGCGAAATCACGGCCGACTACCTGGTGTACCAGGATATCGGCGCGCTCAAGCAGGCCATCGCCGACGTCAACCCGGCCCTGACCAACTTCGAAGCGTCGTGCTTCGATGGCGTGTACGTGACGGGCGACGTGTCGCAGGAATACCTGGACCGCCTGGAATATGCGCGCCACCATCCGAAGGCGGCAGCGCCCGAAGATACGCCGCGTTCCCAGCTGAACCTGAACCTGGCGACAACAGAAGCGTAA
- a CDS encoding CvpA family protein: MTIFDYLVLFVLVTSVLISMMRGLVKEILSLVSWIVAFVIANAYGATLAKFLPEAVPGEAVRLLLAFVVLFIGVRILMGLLSMTVDALVKVTGLSLADRTLGSLFGVARGLVIVLTAVILCGMTSIPQQPFWKNAQLSPLAEQGARAIKPYLPAAYAQHVKF; the protein is encoded by the coding sequence GTGACGATTTTCGATTACCTGGTGCTGTTCGTGCTGGTGACGTCCGTGCTGATCAGCATGATGCGTGGCCTGGTCAAGGAAATACTGTCATTGGTCAGCTGGATCGTGGCTTTCGTCATTGCCAACGCCTATGGCGCCACGCTGGCGAAATTCCTGCCGGAAGCCGTGCCGGGCGAAGCTGTCCGTTTGTTGCTGGCTTTCGTGGTGCTGTTCATCGGCGTACGCATTTTGATGGGATTGCTGTCCATGACGGTTGACGCGCTCGTCAAGGTGACGGGCCTGAGCCTGGCCGACCGCACCCTGGGCAGCCTGTTCGGCGTGGCGCGGGGCCTTGTGATCGTGCTGACCGCCGTCATCTTGTGTGGCATGACTTCCATACCGCAGCAGCCATTCTGGAAAAACGCGCAGCTCAGCCCGCTCGCGGAGCAGGGCGCGCGCGCCATCAAGCCTTATCTGCCTGCCGCTTACGCGCAGCATGTGAAATTTTGA
- a CDS encoding SPOR domain-containing protein: protein MGLFSKLFKNKQESSGEDSGFYVPGEAQSPTRKRAANTSGGGGSRRGGKEAPDPVLPEKKRARRRLVGAIALALGVAVGLPMLLDSEPKAPFNDIAIDIPSKEKAAAPAPAPVPAVPAQAAANGLDQSEEIVDAPLPPAAKPTPTPAPVLAAVQPATVKPTYVEPKPEPKPEPKPVKVEPKPEAKHEPKPEPKHEPKPEPKHEVKPEAKPETKPAKPAQSADDAARALAILEGKPQEKVQDKAHDAGSGKFVVQVAALATQDKVDELQDKLREAGIKSYTQKVSSPAGERIRVRVGPFGSREDAEKTRAKLQKLGLGGSLVPA, encoded by the coding sequence ATGGGCTTGTTCTCGAAACTGTTTAAAAACAAGCAAGAATCCTCTGGCGAAGACAGCGGCTTTTATGTCCCTGGCGAAGCACAGTCGCCGACCCGCAAGCGCGCAGCCAACACCTCCGGTGGTGGCGGATCGCGCCGTGGCGGCAAGGAAGCGCCGGATCCGGTCTTGCCTGAAAAGAAGCGCGCACGCCGCCGCCTGGTCGGGGCGATTGCCCTGGCCCTGGGCGTAGCTGTCGGCTTGCCGATGCTGCTCGATTCCGAGCCGAAGGCGCCCTTCAACGATATCGCCATCGACATTCCGTCGAAGGAAAAGGCCGCCGCACCTGCACCGGCGCCCGTGCCGGCCGTTCCGGCCCAGGCCGCAGCGAATGGCCTGGACCAGTCCGAGGAAATCGTCGATGCGCCGCTGCCGCCTGCAGCCAAGCCTACGCCCACACCGGCACCCGTGCTGGCCGCCGTGCAGCCTGCAACGGTCAAGCCGACCTATGTGGAACCGAAACCTGAGCCCAAGCCTGAGCCCAAGCCGGTCAAGGTGGAGCCGAAACCGGAAGCGAAGCACGAACCCAAGCCTGAGCCGAAACACGAGCCCAAGCCCGAGCCCAAGCATGAGGTAAAACCGGAAGCGAAGCCCGAGACTAAGCCTGCCAAGCCGGCGCAATCGGCCGACGATGCCGCGCGCGCGCTGGCTATCCTGGAAGGCAAGCCGCAAGAGAAAGTACAAGACAAGGCGCACGACGCCGGCAGCGGCAAGTTCGTGGTGCAGGTGGCGGCCTTGGCGACGCAGGACAAGGTCGACGAATTGCAGGACAAGCTGCGCGAAGCGGGCATCAAGTCGTATACGCAAAAAGTCTCCAGCCCGGCGGGCGAGCGCATCCGCGTGCGCGTGGGCCCGTTCGGCAGCCGCGAAGACGCCGAAAAGACCCGCGCCAAGCTGCAAAAGTTGGGCCTGGGCGGCAGCCTGGTACCGGCGTGA